The following are encoded together in the Sphingomonas sp. genome:
- a CDS encoding YrhA family protein translates to MRIHEMQAVIDQVSADQVRYGEAQQGAATPEQVEQVRAEVTARFGAALPPDFARFLALSNGLDYNGVVLYGATQSETAPGANGFWQGLVAANAAWRKGPGHEQYLVLGETDMDLFTVGLDGTDPVLRDKVSSDVNARFASVGAAIDAILEQRL, encoded by the coding sequence GTGAGGATCCACGAGATGCAGGCGGTGATCGATCAGGTGTCGGCGGATCAGGTCCGATATGGGGAGGCGCAACAGGGTGCGGCGACGCCCGAGCAGGTCGAGCAGGTTCGCGCCGAAGTGACAGCACGTTTCGGCGCGGCACTGCCGCCCGATTTCGCGCGCTTTCTCGCGCTCAGCAACGGCCTCGATTACAACGGGGTAGTGTTGTATGGCGCGACGCAGAGCGAGACGGCGCCGGGCGCCAATGGTTTCTGGCAGGGTCTGGTCGCCGCCAACGCCGCGTGGCGGAAAGGCCCCGGGCACGAGCAGTATCTGGTCCTGGGCGAAACCGACATGGACCTGTTCACCGTCGGCTTGGACGGGACAGACCCGGTGTTGCGCGACAAGGTTTCGAGCGACGTCAACGCGCGTTTCGCCAGCGTCGGTGCCGCGATCGACGCAATCCTGGAACAGCGACTTTAA
- a CDS encoding CHASE4 domain-containing protein — MSYRSGFLRFSPVPRFTVFVAAPAICLAAALVLFATWSLWATARQVDESIRARQANDVHLALGAVLDDLAQSQAGVAIWDPAYAEVRKPKPDATWLDQNVGTWLNYVFNHDLDIIIDGADGPVYAMRNGQRVSPAIFVSVRPAILPLIQAARGSVRRMPNTHERLPGRTPAQGSTVRTSPAAIHATDLVQVSGHAAAASVMRMIPDSEFAVGPHGRQPMLVSIRFLNGKMMEDLSRIRGIRDPRILLAPAQRMPGCTASPFIRRKARCLVISAGDQTCRGATSSGPWHAAAEGRRRR; from the coding sequence ATGTCGTACCGTTCAGGTTTTCTTCGTTTCAGCCCGGTTCCGCGGTTTACCGTCTTCGTGGCGGCTCCTGCGATCTGTCTTGCGGCGGCGCTCGTCCTGTTCGCCACGTGGAGCCTGTGGGCAACGGCGCGTCAGGTCGATGAGTCGATCCGCGCGCGCCAGGCGAACGACGTCCACCTCGCCCTGGGCGCCGTGCTCGACGACCTTGCGCAGAGCCAGGCGGGCGTGGCGATCTGGGACCCGGCCTATGCGGAAGTACGCAAGCCAAAGCCCGATGCCACTTGGCTGGACCAGAATGTGGGCACCTGGCTCAACTATGTCTTCAACCACGACTTGGACATCATCATCGATGGCGCCGATGGGCCGGTTTACGCCATGCGGAACGGCCAGCGTGTCTCGCCCGCCATTTTCGTCAGCGTTCGGCCTGCGATCCTGCCGCTGATCCAGGCAGCGCGAGGCTCGGTGCGGCGGATGCCGAACACGCATGAGCGGCTGCCGGGCCGGACACCGGCGCAAGGCAGCACGGTGCGAACGTCCCCCGCCGCCATCCATGCGACCGATCTCGTGCAGGTGTCGGGGCACGCGGCGGCTGCCAGTGTGATGCGCATGATTCCCGACTCCGAATTCGCCGTCGGACCGCACGGGCGCCAGCCGATGCTCGTCAGCATCCGCTTCCTCAATGGCAAGATGATGGAAGACCTCAGCCGCATCCGCGGCATCCGCGACCCGCGCATATTGCTCGCCCCGGCGCAGCGAATGCCGGGATGTACAGCATCCCCCTTCATTCGTCGCAAGGCGCGCTGCTTGGTTATCTCAGCTGGCGACCAGACATGCCGGGGCGCGACATCCTCCGGTCCGTGGCACGCCGCGGCGGAGGGGCGGCGGCGGCGCTGA
- a CDS encoding DUF4142 domain-containing protein → MHAVRWTMLGIAAVALAGCGSKTETHTSDTVGTTGNADTSVAAPDGSVATRASAGKSFADAAAASDAFEVASSRLAQQQAGGAAIKKFADAMIKAHTESTTKLKTAAAAASPAITPDATLTAAQQQKLDALKALNGAAFDTTYASAQVEAHQQTLDALKANASNPAVNQPLRDFATQLIPTVTAHLNMAKSLAK, encoded by the coding sequence ATGCACGCTGTTCGCTGGACGATGCTGGGCATCGCGGCAGTCGCACTGGCCGGCTGTGGATCGAAGACGGAAACCCATACGTCAGATACGGTGGGCACCACCGGCAATGCCGATACGAGCGTGGCAGCGCCCGACGGCAGCGTCGCTACGCGAGCCTCGGCGGGCAAATCCTTTGCTGACGCCGCTGCGGCCAGCGACGCGTTCGAGGTCGCAAGCTCTCGTCTTGCGCAGCAGCAGGCAGGCGGCGCCGCAATCAAGAAATTTGCCGACGCCATGATCAAGGCGCACACCGAATCGACGACCAAGCTGAAGACGGCGGCTGCCGCTGCAAGCCCGGCGATCACGCCGGACGCCACGCTGACCGCGGCGCAGCAGCAAAAGCTGGACGCGCTCAAGGCGCTGAACGGCGCGGCCTTCGACACCACGTATGCTTCGGCGCAGGTGGAGGCGCATCAGCAGACGCTCGACGCGCTCAAGGCCAATGCGTCCAATCCGGCAGTGAACCAGCCGCTGCGCGATTTCGCGACCCAGCTGATCCCGACCGTAACCGCGCACCTGAACATGGCCAAGTCGCTGGCGAAGTAA
- a CDS encoding TonB-dependent receptor, which yields MKALLMAGASLFAALPTAVMAQAQGVDSGTGDTEIVVTGYRASLAAAIRAKREADAIVDSVSAEDVGKFPNTNVAEALTLVPGVTVDRQFGQGEKVSILGTDPSLNRTLLNGQTVASADWFILDTPGRTFNYALLAPQLVDRVDVYKSPEARIDEGSIGGTVNVLTRTPLALRSLSVAGSLGYLYNDRSKKGDFQGSAFISWRNDAQTFGILASFQRAKDRLRRDGVESYGTIRASQWAGGNADNPVDSRRVGCTGSCASTLTGNLDAVSPNAFGTSYFEQGRERLSYSATAQWRPSEAFELQVDWLKIDATYDNLNQSMYAFQGNTWNSLDKLTDLTVRNGIVTKASFTNALSVLDVQYREAEMHSDTYRASAKWHSGALTLALQGGMSDADGGTKRQVFLEFLNSASYTVDISGAPKAPGSLSYTSNVQGAPGSFVTDPGWSGNTVAKPTTDKERYGQIDGDIDFGGPIKKLLFGYKYRRHETAQRYAGIALSGLSVPASQFGPSVAPGNYLAGFQVNDQMARRFVISGPSMVSFLEGRTLPAPSIFAAAEFTAGNWEVDEDIHALYGQANFEVAGLRGNFGVRYVHTRTASQGYVCASGTPCNSAPDWRWETTKSSYDNVLPSVNVIADVRKDLVFRFAAAQVVARPNYADLTNYFWLSDGILTGGGGNPNLKPYKSNNVNASLEWYFAPRSILSAEVFYKDISNYILNQTAPERYFNQSQGRVTTYQISRPFNAGSAEVKGIAIAYQQELPYGFGLLANYTYSDGSGRAGADLPFNSRHQVSLSPFWERGPVSLRGTYTWRSKYFTGVDRGDNMYVRGVANVDASLTYKLISNVSVTASAMNLTDAEYYAYANTPALPRGVYRSGRKLLLSLNLNL from the coding sequence CAGGGGGTCGACAGCGGCACGGGCGATACCGAGATCGTCGTCACCGGATACCGTGCATCGCTTGCCGCCGCGATCCGGGCCAAGCGTGAGGCGGACGCGATCGTCGATTCCGTATCCGCGGAGGATGTGGGCAAGTTTCCCAACACCAACGTCGCCGAAGCGCTTACCCTCGTACCGGGGGTTACCGTCGACCGGCAATTCGGCCAGGGCGAAAAGGTCTCGATCCTCGGCACCGATCCGTCGCTGAACCGGACGCTGCTCAATGGTCAGACGGTAGCGTCGGCCGACTGGTTCATCCTCGATACGCCCGGCCGCACCTTCAATTATGCGCTGCTCGCGCCGCAACTGGTCGACCGCGTCGACGTCTACAAGTCGCCCGAAGCGCGGATCGACGAGGGTTCGATCGGCGGTACGGTGAACGTGCTGACCCGTACGCCCCTCGCGTTGAGATCGCTCTCGGTGGCCGGGTCGCTCGGCTATTTGTACAATGACCGCTCCAAGAAAGGAGATTTTCAAGGTTCGGCGTTCATCAGCTGGAGAAATGATGCGCAAACCTTCGGTATCCTCGCGTCGTTTCAGCGCGCCAAGGACCGGCTGCGTCGCGACGGCGTGGAAAGCTATGGCACCATCCGGGCCAGCCAGTGGGCCGGCGGCAATGCCGATAATCCGGTGGATTCGCGCAGGGTGGGCTGCACGGGTAGCTGTGCCAGCACGCTGACGGGCAATCTCGACGCGGTAAGCCCGAACGCGTTCGGCACCTCTTATTTCGAGCAAGGTCGTGAGCGGCTTTCCTATTCGGCCACGGCGCAGTGGCGCCCCTCAGAAGCGTTCGAGCTGCAAGTCGACTGGCTCAAGATCGACGCGACCTATGACAATCTGAACCAGTCGATGTACGCCTTCCAAGGCAATACCTGGAACAGCCTCGACAAGCTCACCGATCTGACCGTCCGAAACGGGATCGTCACCAAGGCAAGCTTCACCAACGCGCTGAGCGTGCTAGATGTGCAGTATCGCGAAGCCGAGATGCATTCCGATACGTACCGGGCCAGCGCCAAATGGCACAGCGGCGCGCTCACCTTGGCGCTGCAGGGCGGCATGTCGGATGCCGATGGCGGAACGAAGCGGCAGGTGTTCCTCGAGTTTCTGAACAGCGCCAGCTACACCGTCGATATCTCGGGAGCGCCCAAGGCTCCGGGAAGCCTCAGCTACACCAGCAACGTGCAGGGGGCGCCGGGCAGCTTCGTCACCGATCCGGGCTGGAGCGGCAACACCGTCGCCAAGCCGACGACGGACAAGGAGCGCTATGGCCAGATCGACGGCGATATCGACTTCGGCGGGCCCATCAAGAAGCTGCTGTTCGGCTACAAATATCGGCGCCACGAAACCGCGCAGCGATATGCGGGTATCGCGCTCTCTGGGCTCTCGGTCCCCGCATCGCAATTCGGCCCAAGCGTGGCGCCCGGCAATTACCTGGCAGGCTTCCAGGTCAACGATCAGATGGCTCGTCGGTTCGTGATCAGCGGGCCGTCGATGGTTTCGTTCCTCGAAGGGCGAACCCTGCCGGCGCCCTCGATCTTCGCCGCGGCCGAATTCACCGCCGGCAATTGGGAGGTCGATGAGGACATCCATGCCCTTTACGGGCAAGCGAATTTCGAGGTGGCAGGGCTGCGCGGCAATTTCGGCGTTCGCTATGTCCACACCCGCACCGCCAGCCAAGGCTATGTCTGTGCCTCGGGCACGCCGTGCAATTCTGCACCGGACTGGCGTTGGGAGACGACGAAGAGCAGCTATGACAATGTGCTGCCCAGCGTGAACGTCATCGCGGATGTCCGCAAGGATCTCGTCTTCCGCTTTGCGGCGGCGCAAGTCGTGGCGCGACCGAACTATGCCGACCTCACCAACTATTTCTGGCTGTCGGACGGCATTCTTACCGGCGGCGGGGGCAATCCGAACCTGAAGCCCTACAAGTCCAACAACGTCAACGCGTCGCTGGAATGGTATTTCGCGCCGCGCTCGATCTTGTCGGCGGAAGTATTTTACAAGGATATCAGCAATTACATCCTGAACCAGACGGCACCGGAGCGGTATTTCAACCAGTCGCAGGGGCGGGTGACGACCTACCAGATCAGCCGACCGTTCAACGCCGGGTCGGCGGAGGTGAAGGGAATCGCCATTGCCTATCAGCAGGAGCTTCCGTACGGCTTCGGGTTGCTGGCAAACTATACCTATTCGGATGGGTCCGGCCGCGCCGGGGCCGATCTGCCATTCAACTCGCGCCACCAGGTAAGCCTGAGCCCATTTTGGGAGCGGGGGCCGGTGAGCCTGCGCGGCACGTACACCTGGCGGTCGAAATATTTCACGGGAGTCGATCGTGGCGACAACATGTATGTGCGCGGCGTGGCCAATGTCGATGCTTCGCTGACGTACAAGCTGATCTCGAACGTCAGCGTCACCGCATCGGCGATGAACCTCACCGACGCCGAATACTATGCTTATGCGAACACTCCCGCATTGCCACGCGGCGTGTATCGCAGCGGACGGAAGTTGCTGCTGTCGCTCAACCTCAATCTATGA
- a CDS encoding class D sortase: MRATALVLCLGGALSLAEGVAVPISAAAAQHRLQRVFEQRRDAASLARPRVASNAPSVAPGRSPRTAARTGVGGVATLPIGGPIARISVDRLGVRDIVLAGNGTHEQLAEGPTMIKQGDDASPVTILAAHRDTHFLFIRDLREGDDVRLEFVNGVVERYRITGFETVRWDRFSYPLHPAHPRLALTTCYPFGSTEYGGPLRRVAWAERR, translated from the coding sequence ATGCGCGCCACCGCTCTCGTCCTGTGCCTTGGCGGCGCACTCAGCCTGGCCGAGGGCGTCGCGGTGCCGATCAGTGCCGCCGCCGCGCAACACCGGTTGCAAAGGGTGTTCGAGCAGCGACGGGATGCAGCTTCGCTCGCCCGGCCCCGCGTCGCCTCCAATGCTCCTTCCGTTGCGCCGGGGCGGTCTCCACGAACGGCTGCGCGAACCGGGGTCGGGGGCGTGGCGACCTTGCCCATCGGGGGCCCCATCGCGCGCATTTCCGTCGATCGGCTCGGCGTGCGGGACATCGTTCTCGCCGGCAACGGCACGCACGAGCAGCTTGCCGAGGGGCCGACGATGATCAAGCAGGGGGACGATGCCAGTCCGGTCACCATATTGGCAGCGCATCGCGACACACACTTCCTGTTCATCCGCGATTTGCGCGAGGGGGATGACGTCCGCCTGGAATTCGTCAACGGCGTCGTCGAGCGCTATCGGATCACGGGGTTTGAAACGGTGCGGTGGGACCGGTTCTCCTATCCGCTCCACCCCGCCCATCCCCGTCTCGCGCTGACGACATGCTATCCGTTCGGCAGCACCGAATATGGTGGCCCCTTGCGTCGCGTAGCCTGGGCCGAGCGGCGCTAG
- a CDS encoding DUF3597 domain-containing protein, whose protein sequence is MSIFSSIRDRIFGHKQNEAPAPSNQAAPSTPAAQAPAATAPVPAPAPESSTPVDVGAVLSEMASMKNGGGNYQQSIVDLLKLLDLDSSLTARKELAQELNVHAGEDGSAEQNIALHKAVMAKLAENGGIVPDSLRNA, encoded by the coding sequence ATGAGCATTTTCAGCAGTATTCGGGATCGGATCTTCGGCCACAAACAAAATGAGGCCCCCGCACCGTCCAACCAGGCGGCACCGAGTACGCCTGCTGCCCAGGCCCCCGCCGCCACTGCCCCGGTACCCGCTCCAGCGCCGGAATCAAGCACACCTGTCGACGTTGGTGCCGTGCTTTCCGAGATGGCCTCGATGAAAAACGGGGGCGGCAACTATCAGCAGTCGATCGTGGATCTGCTCAAGCTTCTGGATCTGGACTCGAGCCTGACCGCGCGCAAGGAACTGGCGCAGGAACTGAACGTCCACGCCGGCGAGGACGGCAGCGCGGAACAGAACATCGCGCTGCACAAGGCGGTGATGGCCAAGCTGGCAGAAAATGGCGGCATCGTGCCGGACAGTCTCCGGAACGCCTGA
- a CDS encoding marine proteobacterial sortase target protein, protein MSYSNPRISADARYHQALGAIGLVGMVLGSLMAAQAHAAEDPAAGGALLLQTRGGADGTPAALPAVRLGTDIDVVVNGPVMRVRMTQAFRNTSKGWMEATYLYPLPDDGAVDTLKMVVGQRVIVGHIKRRAEARDLYERAKAQGQRSGLVEADRPNLFRTNVANVGPGETVLVSIEYQAPVRQLGGEYAMRLPLVVGPRYVPPRSLTSSAGIADAARVTAPLAAPGVPLNPVSITIHLAPGFVPANIISPYHRINVVDAGPAERTITLARGDEPADRDFELRWRSASADPVLSLFHQERAGQHYVMATITPQTRVEPGKTAPREMIFVIDNSGSMSGSSMDAAKQSLLHALGTLRPEDTFNVIRFDNTMTQLFDQPTHASAEQVELARTFTAALQAAGGTEMLPALKAALADAQPTGKGVRQIVFLTDGDLSDEKDMMAEIAAHGGRSRVFMVGIGSAPNNYLMRRMAEAGRGTYTNIGEGGEVLTKMTALLDRLKMPAMHDIAVRVEGSALDLTPHDLPDLYAGEPLVLLGRGSARTGVLVVSGMIGDMRWSQRVDLRHATDSPAVARLWAGRSIADVEAQRWSGQIEGAAADEKIAQFGLAYDLVTTQTSLVAVDETPARPEGARLSSEDLPLLLPKGWDFDALLGHDAPAALPSAGLPEPEQQMDLPQTATGYLGAVWRGLVMLALGVSALVAGRRGGRVGAGK, encoded by the coding sequence ATGTCATATTCGAACCCGCGGATTTCCGCAGACGCGCGGTACCACCAGGCCCTTGGCGCCATTGGCCTGGTCGGCATGGTGTTGGGCAGCCTGATGGCAGCACAGGCGCACGCTGCCGAGGACCCCGCCGCCGGCGGTGCGCTGCTTCTCCAGACACGGGGCGGCGCCGACGGCACCCCCGCGGCCCTGCCGGCCGTGCGGCTCGGCACCGATATCGACGTGGTCGTGAACGGCCCGGTCATGCGGGTGCGGATGACTCAGGCATTCCGCAACACCAGCAAAGGCTGGATGGAGGCGACCTATCTCTATCCCCTGCCCGACGACGGCGCGGTGGACACACTGAAGATGGTCGTCGGGCAGCGCGTCATTGTCGGCCACATCAAGCGACGCGCCGAAGCCCGCGACCTGTATGAGCGTGCCAAGGCGCAGGGTCAGCGCAGCGGCCTGGTCGAAGCGGATCGTCCGAACCTCTTTCGAACCAACGTCGCCAATGTCGGCCCCGGCGAGACGGTGCTGGTCTCGATCGAATATCAGGCGCCGGTTCGGCAGCTCGGCGGCGAATATGCGATGCGCCTGCCGCTGGTGGTCGGCCCACGCTATGTGCCGCCGCGCAGTCTGACGAGCAGCGCGGGGATCGCCGATGCGGCGCGCGTCACCGCGCCGCTGGCTGCACCGGGCGTCCCGCTGAATCCGGTGTCGATCACCATCCACTTGGCCCCCGGGTTCGTTCCGGCGAATATCATCAGCCCCTATCACCGGATCAACGTGGTGGATGCGGGGCCAGCAGAGCGAACGATCACGCTGGCGAGGGGTGACGAACCGGCGGACCGCGACTTCGAACTGCGCTGGCGCTCGGCCAGTGCCGATCCCGTGCTCAGCCTGTTCCACCAGGAACGCGCGGGCCAGCACTATGTGATGGCGACGATCACGCCGCAGACCCGGGTGGAACCCGGCAAGACGGCCCCACGCGAGATGATCTTCGTGATCGACAATAGCGGTTCGATGAGCGGCAGCTCGATGGACGCGGCCAAGCAGAGCTTGCTTCACGCGCTCGGCACGCTGCGCCCCGAAGACACGTTCAACGTGATCCGCTTCGACAACACGATGACCCAGTTGTTCGACCAGCCCACCCACGCCAGTGCAGAACAGGTCGAGCTTGCGCGCACGTTCACCGCCGCGCTGCAGGCTGCCGGCGGCACCGAGATGCTGCCCGCGCTCAAGGCCGCGCTGGCCGACGCGCAGCCAACGGGCAAGGGCGTGCGCCAGATCGTGTTCCTGACCGACGGTGACCTTTCGGACGAAAAGGACATGATGGCGGAAATCGCGGCGCATGGCGGCCGCAGCCGGGTGTTCATGGTCGGGATCGGCTCCGCGCCCAACAATTACCTGATGCGCCGCATGGCCGAGGCGGGGCGCGGCACCTATACCAATATCGGCGAAGGCGGCGAAGTCCTGACAAAGATGACAGCGCTGCTGGACCGGCTCAAGATGCCCGCGATGCACGACATCGCGGTGCGCGTGGAAGGATCGGCACTCGATCTCACGCCGCATGATTTGCCGGACCTTTATGCCGGCGAGCCGCTGGTCCTGCTGGGCAGGGGCAGCGCGCGCACGGGCGTGCTCGTGGTCAGCGGGATGATCGGCGATATGCGCTGGAGTCAGCGCGTCGACCTCCGCCATGCCACCGATAGCCCGGCGGTCGCTCGGCTTTGGGCGGGCCGCAGCATTGCCGATGTGGAGGCGCAGCGCTGGTCGGGGCAGATCGAGGGCGCCGCCGCCGACGAGAAGATCGCGCAATTCGGCCTCGCCTATGATCTGGTGACCACGCAGACCAGCCTCGTCGCCGTCGATGAAACCCCGGCGCGACCGGAGGGTGCGCGGCTCAGCAGCGAAGACCTGCCGCTGCTGCTGCCCAAGGGCTGGGATTTCGATGCGCTGCTCGGCCACGACGCGCCGGCCGCGCTTCCGTCGGCAGGACTTCCCGAGCCGGAACAGCAGATGGACTTGCCGCAAACCGCAACGGGCTATCTTGGCGCGGTCTGGCGGGGGCTGGTGATGCTGGCCCTGGGTGTTTCCGCACTCGTCGCCGGCCGCCGCGGTGGTCGCGTGGGGGCGGGCAAGTGA
- a CDS encoding glycosyltransferase has translation MSQSIAISLLVCTRNRAQALPGLLTSIERAAASRPNPSIEVVIVDNGSSDATPSLLAAWCAAQPFPTRILREEFPGLARARNRGLAAVHGAIIAMTDDDCVLHDDYFDALFQAFTEASAPVIIGGRILLGNPADLPVTIKLEDHPMEADPLAFPGGFVMGANLAFTRCVLNRIGSFDERFGAGAPFVAAEDTDFLYRASGQGITLRYDPRFVVDHHHGRRTIAEETRLLAGYSYGDGALYAKHLTDRRTLAALATDIADLARDIRRPVTAHRGVRHFYCFRLKHKLRGALAFARHQIQGRSQRS, from the coding sequence ATGAGCCAGTCCATCGCAATCAGCCTCCTGGTATGCACGCGGAACCGTGCCCAGGCGCTGCCTGGCCTGCTGACCTCGATCGAACGCGCGGCCGCATCCCGTCCGAACCCGTCGATCGAGGTGGTGATCGTCGATAATGGCTCGTCGGATGCGACCCCGTCCCTCCTCGCCGCCTGGTGTGCGGCGCAGCCCTTTCCGACCCGCATCCTCCGGGAGGAATTTCCCGGGCTCGCGCGCGCACGCAATCGTGGTCTCGCCGCGGTGCACGGCGCGATCATCGCGATGACCGACGACGATTGCGTTCTCCATGACGATTATTTCGATGCGCTATTCCAGGCTTTCACCGAAGCCAGCGCGCCGGTTATCATCGGCGGACGCATCCTGCTCGGCAACCCGGCCGATCTGCCCGTCACGATCAAGCTCGAGGATCACCCGATGGAGGCGGATCCCCTTGCCTTCCCGGGTGGCTTCGTGATGGGGGCAAATCTCGCGTTCACGCGCTGTGTGCTGAACAGGATCGGCAGCTTTGATGAGCGGTTCGGGGCCGGGGCACCGTTCGTCGCGGCGGAAGACACCGACTTCCTGTACCGCGCCTCGGGACAGGGCATCACGCTGCGCTATGATCCGCGGTTCGTGGTCGATCACCATCATGGCCGCCGCACCATCGCGGAGGAAACCCGCCTGCTGGCCGGCTACAGCTATGGCGATGGTGCGCTTTATGCCAAGCATTTAACCGACCGACGGACCCTTGCCGCGTTGGCCACCGACATCGCGGATCTGGCGCGGGACATACGAAGGCCGGTGACTGCGCATCGCGGTGTTCGGCACTTCTATTGCTTTCGGCTCAAGCACAAGCTCAGGGGAGCCCTGGCCTTCGCACGGCACCAGATCCAAGGCCGCTCGCAGCGGTCATGA
- a CDS encoding helix-turn-helix transcriptional regulator, whose protein sequence is MRDEEPLGRGENDQIAGRLREELARRRISRQALADMARISLSTLEKALSGSRPFSLATVVRIEDVLATTLRSATAAPAAPDALLAPTHMGSYSRPAVRWIEGAYLTLRPAFSRPGEIYAYCTEIFWNGAGAHLSFTESERTDQSFTQAGYVSMPNLSGHTYLVTSEEGQYRLVMLGRGTRERRMFGLLSTLQAGPGSQLLPVASPIALVPLDQIENPIFGVVAAGEDCFAQYRGILDHALGSDFCRWHA, encoded by the coding sequence ATGCGTGACGAAGAGCCGCTGGGCCGCGGCGAGAATGATCAGATAGCGGGGCGGCTTCGGGAGGAACTGGCGCGGCGGCGCATCTCGCGCCAAGCCCTTGCCGACATGGCCCGGATCAGCCTCTCCACATTGGAGAAGGCGCTCTCCGGCAGCCGACCGTTCTCGCTGGCGACCGTGGTGCGCATCGAGGACGTGCTTGCGACAACGCTGCGCTCCGCCACCGCGGCTCCGGCGGCACCGGACGCGCTGCTCGCCCCGACACATATGGGATCCTACAGCCGCCCGGCGGTGCGCTGGATCGAAGGCGCCTATCTCACCTTGCGTCCGGCGTTCAGCCGGCCAGGGGAGATCTATGCCTATTGTACCGAGATTTTCTGGAACGGCGCAGGCGCGCACCTCAGCTTCACGGAAAGCGAGCGGACCGACCAAAGCTTCACCCAGGCGGGCTATGTCTCGATGCCCAACCTCTCCGGCCACACATATCTGGTGACCAGCGAGGAGGGGCAGTACCGCCTGGTCATGCTGGGTCGCGGGACGCGCGAGCGGCGGATGTTCGGCCTGCTCTCGACGTTGCAGGCCGGGCCGGGCTCGCAGTTGTTGCCAGTCGCCAGTCCGATCGCGCTCGTCCCGCTCGACCAGATCGAAAACCCGATTTTCGGTGTCGTCGCAGCGGGGGAGGATTGTTTCGCGCAGTATCGAGGGATTCTCGATCACGCGCTTGGAAGCGATTTCTGCCGCTGGCACGCTTGA
- a CDS encoding EAL domain-containing protein gives MARRGGGAAAALIALLAVLVFVVGRLMFRDARSIQALEAARVELQAKEARAQYLANHDVLTSLPNRAAFNRFVDGAAANLTQGAVAVLLIDLDKFKDVNDTLGHLAGDQLIQSVATRVSAHLPQGALLARLGGDEFAICLTEGLDEETLCTLAEACLASLRKPFPILGSEVLIGGSIGIAVGAPRSTDRTELLRKADIAMYCVKSSGRDGYRFFTVEMDESLANRRELEEDLRKALASGQELFVAYQPKMDASGETVVGLEALVRWDHPVKGLLTPDLFIPIAEEAGLIHALGTWVLKEACRVSKKWQGLMMAVNVSPVQFKAEGFASLVRSVVQRCGVDPRHIELEVTEGILLDDGQDVRSALHDLRAAGFRIALDDFGTGYSSLSYLKQFKVDRIKIDKSFIKRVGRDQEAIAIVQAVIALGHAMNLSVTAEGVETSEQGSLLRTVGCNELQGYLFSKALRESELSATLATVGGDRAINRQAS, from the coding sequence GTGGCACGCCGCGGCGGAGGGGCGGCGGCGGCGCTGATCGCGCTGCTGGCAGTGCTCGTCTTCGTCGTCGGACGATTGATGTTCCGCGATGCCCGCTCCATCCAGGCATTGGAGGCCGCGCGGGTCGAACTGCAGGCGAAGGAGGCACGCGCGCAGTATCTGGCCAACCATGACGTGCTCACCTCGTTGCCAAACCGGGCCGCGTTCAACCGCTTCGTCGACGGGGCTGCCGCCAACCTGACGCAGGGGGCTGTGGCCGTCTTGCTGATCGACCTGGACAAGTTCAAGGACGTCAACGACACGCTGGGGCATCTTGCCGGTGACCAGCTCATCCAAAGTGTCGCAACGCGCGTTTCGGCGCATCTGCCCCAGGGTGCGCTGCTGGCTCGGCTCGGCGGGGACGAGTTCGCCATCTGCCTTACCGAGGGGCTGGATGAGGAAACGCTCTGCACTCTCGCCGAAGCCTGTCTCGCGTCGTTGCGCAAGCCCTTTCCGATCCTGGGATCTGAAGTGCTGATCGGCGGCAGCATCGGTATCGCGGTGGGCGCCCCCCGTAGCACCGATCGGACCGAGCTGCTGCGCAAGGCAGACATCGCGATGTATTGCGTCAAATCGAGCGGTCGTGACGGCTATCGCTTCTTTACCGTGGAAATGGACGAAAGCCTCGCCAATCGGCGGGAATTGGAAGAGGATCTGCGAAAGGCGCTTGCATCGGGGCAGGAGCTGTTCGTCGCCTATCAGCCGAAAATGGATGCAAGCGGCGAGACGGTGGTAGGCCTGGAAGCGCTCGTCCGCTGGGACCACCCGGTAAAGGGGCTGCTGACGCCTGATCTCTTCATCCCGATCGCCGAGGAAGCAGGCCTGATCCACGCATTGGGAACCTGGGTGCTGAAGGAAGCGTGCCGCGTCTCGAAGAAATGGCAGGGTCTCATGATGGCGGTGAACGTGTCCCCCGTCCAGTTCAAGGCGGAGGGTTTTGCTTCACTCGTCCGATCCGTCGTGCAGCGGTGCGGCGTGGATCCGCGGCATATCGAACTCGAGGTTACCGAGGGCATCCTTCTCGATGATGGCCAAGACGTACGCTCCGCCCTGCACGACCTTCGCGCCGCGGGTTTTCGGATTGCCTTGGACGATTTCGGCACCGGCTATTCGAGTCTCAGCTACCTCAAGCAGTTCAAGGTGGACCGAATCAAGATCGACAAGAGTTTCATCAAGCGGGTTGGTCGCGACCAGGAGGCGATCGCGATCGTGCAGGCGGTCATCGCACTGGGCCATGCTATGAACCTGTCGGTCACTGCCGAAGGCGTGGAGACGAGCGAGCAGGGTTCGCTGCTACGGACCGTTGGGTGCAACGAGCTGCAAGGCTATCTCTTTTCCAAGGCGCTACGCGAAAGCGAGCTATCGGCCACACTCGCAACCGTGGGCGGCGACAGGGCCATCAACCGGCAGGCTAGCTGA